A window of Polaribacter litorisediminis contains these coding sequences:
- a CDS encoding fumarate reductase/succinate dehydrogenase flavoprotein subunit codes for MKLDSKIPEGKLEDKWRNYQVKSQLINPANKKKLNILVVGSGLSGAGAAATLAELGYDVKCFCYQDSARRAHSVAAQGGINAAKNYQHDGDSVYRMFYDTLKGGDFRSREANTYRLAELSAPLIDHYVQQGVPFAREYGGTLVNRSFGGVQVQRTFYARGQTGQQLLLAAYSQLYKMVRAKKVEMFPRSEMLDLVVIDGKAKGIIVRDLVTGELKRFAADAVVLATGGYSRVFRLSTLAIGCNGSALWKAHKKGALFGAPSFTQIHPTALPQSSEAQSKLTLMSESLRNDGRIWVPKMKADTRKANEIPEEERDYYLERRYPSFGNLAPRDIASRAAKERIDAGFGVGRLKNSVYLDFKHAIEKFGIETIEDRYGNLFKMYKKITGIDAYKEPMQISPAAHFSMGGLWVDYELMTTIPGLYAIGECNFSDHGANRLGANSLLQASVDGYFILPNTINNYLASEIKTTTITTNHPEFEKAEKETKANIQKVLAINGTKTVDHFHRELGKVMWQECAMSRNKAGLEKAISQIKTIRDQFWEDVKVTGDDKEMNTELEKALRLADFIELGILMCTDALEREESCGAHFREEFQTEEGEAVRKDKEFSYVSAWAYHQGDFKLHKEALEFEFVQPSVRSYK; via the coding sequence ATGAAATTAGATTCAAAAATACCTGAAGGAAAACTCGAAGATAAATGGCGTAACTATCAAGTAAAATCGCAGTTGATAAATCCGGCAAATAAGAAAAAACTAAATATTCTTGTTGTGGGTTCTGGATTATCTGGCGCTGGTGCTGCAGCAACTTTAGCCGAATTGGGGTATGATGTAAAATGTTTTTGCTACCAAGATTCAGCAAGACGGGCGCATTCTGTAGCTGCTCAAGGAGGCATCAATGCTGCAAAAAACTATCAGCACGATGGCGATAGTGTATATCGCATGTTTTATGACACTTTAAAAGGTGGTGACTTTAGGTCTCGAGAAGCCAACACCTATCGATTAGCAGAATTATCTGCTCCGCTTATTGATCATTATGTGCAGCAAGGAGTTCCGTTTGCAAGAGAATATGGAGGAACCTTAGTCAATCGAAGTTTTGGTGGTGTACAAGTACAGCGAACATTTTATGCACGTGGACAAACTGGTCAACAACTACTTTTAGCCGCGTATTCACAATTGTATAAAATGGTTCGTGCTAAAAAAGTTGAAATGTTTCCGCGTAGCGAAATGCTAGACTTAGTGGTCATTGATGGAAAAGCAAAAGGCATCATTGTTCGAGATTTAGTTACTGGCGAATTAAAACGTTTTGCTGCAGATGCCGTAGTATTGGCTACCGGAGGATATTCTCGTGTCTTTAGATTGTCAACTTTAGCCATTGGGTGCAACGGAAGTGCTTTATGGAAAGCTCATAAAAAAGGCGCCTTATTTGGAGCGCCAAGCTTTACTCAAATTCATCCAACAGCACTGCCACAATCTAGTGAGGCTCAATCTAAACTCACCTTAATGTCTGAATCACTCAGAAATGATGGTCGTATTTGGGTTCCAAAAATGAAAGCAGATACTAGAAAAGCGAATGAAATTCCTGAAGAAGAACGCGATTATTACTTAGAAAGACGTTACCCTAGTTTTGGTAATTTGGCGCCTCGCGATATTGCATCGCGTGCAGCAAAAGAACGAATTGATGCAGGTTTTGGCGTTGGTCGCTTAAAAAACTCGGTGTACCTAGATTTTAAACATGCTATTGAAAAATTTGGAATAGAAACCATTGAAGATCGCTATGGAAATCTCTTTAAAATGTATAAAAAAATTACAGGTATTGATGCTTATAAAGAACCCATGCAAATTTCACCAGCAGCACACTTCTCTATGGGCGGGCTTTGGGTAGATTACGAACTGATGACAACAATTCCTGGTTTATATGCTATCGGAGAATGTAATTTTTCTGACCATGGAGCCAATAGATTAGGTGCTAATTCATTATTACAAGCTAGTGTTGATGGTTATTTTATATTACCAAATACCATTAATAATTATTTGGCTTCCGAAATAAAAACAACAACCATAACAACAAATCACCCGGAATTTGAAAAAGCTGAAAAAGAAACCAAAGCAAACATTCAAAAAGTACTTGCTATCAATGGCACAAAAACAGTAGATCATTTTCATAGAGAATTAGGCAAAGTAATGTGGCAAGAATGCGCCATGAGCAGAAACAAAGCGGGTTTAGAAAAAGCAATTTCTCAAATTAAAACCATTAGAGATCAGTTTTGGGAGGATGTAAAAGTTACCGGAGATGATAAAGAAATGAATACGGAATTAGAAAAAGCCCTGCGTTTGGCAGATTTCATTGAATTAGGAATTTTGATGTGCACGGATGCTTTAGAACGTGAGGAATCTTGTGGTGCTCATTTTAGAGAAGAGTTTCAAACGGAAGAAGGCGAAGCAGTTCGTAAGGATAAAGAGTTTTCTTATGTTTCTGCTTGGGCATATCATCAGGGCGATTTTAAATTACATAAAGAAGCTTTAGAATTTGAATTTGTACAACCTTCTGTAAGAAGCTATAAGTAA
- a CDS encoding succinate dehydrogenase cytochrome b subunit: MFFKKSIIALTGLFLCIFLIVHLSANCILLLPEHIARDVYNAYSTTLRESPFIKIIAYVLYLSIILHAFYAFIITLKNRKAKPQKYVVDNSKENSTWTSKNMGILGMLILIFIIIHLANFWARIKLGLGEEVGFDAHGNKDVYAVTYSLFQNIYFVIFYTLISVPLALHLHHGLKSAFKTLGFYHKKGLKILAKIALIYAVIMGIGFAIIPFIVYLK; encoded by the coding sequence ATGTTTTTCAAAAAATCAATCATTGCACTGACAGGTCTATTTTTATGTATTTTTTTGATTGTTCATCTCTCTGCAAATTGTATTTTGTTATTACCAGAACATATTGCTAGAGATGTATACAACGCCTATTCTACAACGTTACGAGAAAGTCCCTTTATTAAAATCATTGCGTATGTTTTGTATCTCTCCATTATTCTTCATGCTTTTTACGCTTTCATCATAACGCTTAAAAATCGAAAAGCAAAACCTCAAAAATATGTTGTTGATAATTCCAAAGAAAATAGCACATGGACTTCAAAAAACATGGGCATTTTAGGAATGCTTATTTTAATTTTTATCATTATCCACCTTGCCAATTTTTGGGCACGTATAAAACTAGGATTAGGAGAAGAAGTAGGTTTTGATGCGCATGGAAATAAAGATGTTTATGCAGTAACTTATAGCCTATTTCAAAACATCTATTTTGTTATATTTTATACATTAATTTCTGTTCCGTTGGCATTGCACTTGCATCACGGATTAAAAAGTGCCTTTAAAACTTTAGGATTTTATCATAAAAAAGGGTTGAAAATTTTGGCAAAAATAGCCTTGATATATGCAGTAATAATGGGCATTGGTTTTGCCATCATTCCGTTTATTGTGTACCTCAAATAG
- a CDS encoding phosphoenolpyruvate carboxylase: MKKKTKTLESEGLQKIRTDFAYLISIFKEMLQSVGEEDLAEMIPQENDHSSIKHTDIQDEKVAQVIGIYFELLNSVEENAAAQFRRKTESQNGLESIRGSWGETLKSWQTSGINEQEIAKLLPKVKVMPVLTAHPSEAKRLTVLDIHRELYKLLVKNENPLWSQAERSIIRQEIKSLLERWWRTGEIYLQKPRLEDERSNVMHYFENVFPKALHLADERLLNAWNYMGFSKELLENPEQFPKIEFGSWVGGDRDGHPYVTPDFTASTLKLHRQSALKIMMKKLVELAKQLSFSEYLNDIPTTFILDLKATAEKLDEEGQKALERNPSEPLRQFINLLIVRLQNTINERFDLDASCYYNRPADLAAELKKLRQLLIQLGANQINIECLLPIERSLDCFGFHLAKLDIRQNSEYHEKAISQILKASGAADSDYANWNEEKRLSFINQELISNRPFLVAGTSCGPEADNLLGYFRAIKEYVMLHGTDGIGSVIVSMTRSLSDLMVVFLFLREVGLKDDNLPVVPLLETIDDLIAGPEILKAYLTHPIVQEVLKSKKALVQEVMLGYSDSNKDGGILTSRWTIYKAEENLTAVGKQLGIDLCFFHGRGGTISRGGGKIHRFLESMPAGAMSGHIKVTVQGETIADQFANRLNASYNLEMLVSGTARQAMISTNETKNEKLYDIMDRLVEMSRSNYRQLLDHPKFIEFYSQATPIDVLEQSKIGSRPARRTGQRSLNDLRSIPWVFSWNQSRFNLTGWFGTGAALGKLAEQYPEDFEYLKKEAQNWLFLKYDLIQIETNLLNSDTNIMKVFADLVQDPSVKNELMELILTDYNLCLQQIENLMSASVEERRISKLENNKLRKEALEVLHAIQIESLKNWRAQKESNPEESNKLLLMLLLLVNALSGGLKSTG, encoded by the coding sequence ATGAAGAAAAAAACAAAAACATTGGAATCCGAAGGGTTGCAAAAAATTAGAACAGATTTTGCTTATCTAATTTCCATATTTAAGGAAATGCTCCAATCTGTAGGAGAAGAAGATTTAGCCGAAATGATTCCTCAAGAAAATGATCATTCATCTATAAAACATACTGACATTCAAGATGAAAAAGTAGCACAAGTAATCGGTATTTATTTTGAACTTCTTAATTCAGTAGAAGAAAATGCCGCCGCTCAATTTCGGAGAAAAACAGAGAGCCAGAATGGCTTAGAAAGTATCCGTGGATCTTGGGGAGAAACTTTAAAGTCTTGGCAAACATCGGGCATTAATGAGCAAGAAATTGCAAAATTATTACCAAAAGTTAAGGTAATGCCTGTGCTAACGGCACACCCATCCGAAGCAAAAAGATTAACGGTTTTAGATATTCATAGAGAACTCTATAAATTATTGGTAAAAAATGAAAATCCTCTTTGGTCTCAAGCAGAACGCTCAATAATACGACAAGAAATAAAAAGTTTGTTAGAACGTTGGTGGCGAACTGGAGAGATTTATCTACAAAAACCAAGATTAGAAGATGAACGCAGCAATGTAATGCATTACTTTGAAAATGTATTCCCAAAAGCCTTACATTTAGCCGATGAGCGTTTGCTGAATGCATGGAATTATATGGGATTTTCAAAGGAATTATTAGAAAATCCAGAACAATTTCCTAAAATAGAATTTGGTAGTTGGGTTGGTGGAGATCGAGATGGTCATCCCTATGTTACCCCAGATTTTACGGCATCTACGCTAAAACTTCATCGCCAATCGGCTTTGAAAATTATGATGAAAAAACTAGTTGAGCTTGCAAAACAACTAAGTTTTTCAGAATATCTAAATGACATTCCAACAACATTTATTCTTGATTTAAAAGCAACTGCAGAAAAATTAGATGAAGAAGGACAAAAAGCGTTAGAACGCAACCCTTCTGAACCTCTTCGCCAGTTCATTAATTTGTTAATTGTACGTTTACAAAATACCATTAACGAACGTTTTGATCTTGATGCATCTTGCTATTATAACAGACCAGCAGATTTAGCTGCAGAATTAAAGAAGTTAAGACAACTTTTAATTCAGTTAGGCGCAAATCAAATCAATATAGAATGCCTTTTACCGATCGAACGATCTCTAGATTGTTTTGGCTTTCATTTAGCAAAGTTAGATATTAGGCAAAACAGTGAGTATCATGAGAAAGCAATAAGCCAAATACTAAAAGCTTCTGGCGCTGCAGATTCAGATTATGCAAACTGGAACGAAGAAAAAAGATTGTCTTTTATCAATCAAGAACTAATTAGCAACCGTCCATTTTTGGTGGCTGGAACTTCATGCGGACCAGAAGCTGACAATCTTCTTGGATATTTTAGAGCCATTAAGGAGTATGTAATGCTGCACGGAACCGATGGTATTGGTTCTGTAATTGTAAGTATGACGCGTAGTTTAAGTGATTTAATGGTTGTTTTTCTATTCTTAAGAGAAGTAGGTTTAAAAGACGATAATTTACCAGTTGTACCATTACTAGAAACTATTGATGACTTGATTGCTGGTCCAGAAATACTGAAAGCCTACTTAACACATCCCATTGTGCAAGAAGTGCTAAAAAGTAAAAAAGCTTTAGTGCAAGAGGTGATGTTGGGCTATAGTGATAGTAATAAGGATGGCGGAATTTTAACCAGCCGATGGACTATTTATAAGGCAGAAGAAAATCTTACCGCAGTAGGAAAACAACTCGGAATTGATCTTTGCTTTTTTCATGGTAGAGGTGGTACCATTAGTAGAGGTGGTGGAAAAATTCATCGTTTCTTAGAAAGTATGCCTGCTGGCGCTATGAGTGGTCATATAAAAGTAACGGTACAAGGTGAAACTATTGCCGATCAATTTGCGAATCGTTTAAATGCTAGTTATAATTTAGAAATGTTGGTTTCTGGTACAGCCCGTCAGGCGATGATCTCTACTAACGAGACTAAAAACGAAAAATTATACGATATCATGGATCGTCTTGTAGAAATGTCTAGAAGTAATTATAGACAATTGTTAGACCATCCGAAGTTTATAGAATTTTACAGTCAAGCTACTCCAATAGATGTCTTAGAACAAAGTAAAATTGGTTCTAGACCAGCCCGTAGAACCGGACAAAGATCATTGAACGATCTTCGTTCTATACCATGGGTATTCAGCTGGAACCAATCAAGATTTAATCTTACAGGATGGTTTGGAACAGGCGCCGCACTTGGAAAATTAGCAGAACAGTACCCAGAAGATTTTGAGTATTTAAAAAAAGAAGCGCAAAATTGGCTTTTCTTAAAGTATGACTTGATTCAAATAGAAACAAATCTGCTAAATTCTGATACCAACATCATGAAAGTTTTTGCAGATTTAGTACAAGATCCTAGTGTTAAAAATGAACTCATGGAGCTTATACTAACGGATTATAACCTTTGTCTGCAGCAAATTGAAAACTTGATGAGTGCATCTGTAGAAGAAAGAAGAATCTCTAAACTAGAAAACAACAAACTTAGAAAAGAGGCCTTAGAAGTATTGCATGCAATTCAAATAGAATCGTTAAAAAATTGGAGAGCGCAGAAAGAAAGCAATCCAGAGGAAAGCAATAAATTATTGTTAATGCTTTTATTACTGGTAAATGCACTCTCTGGTGGATTAAAAAGTACAGGTTAA
- a CDS encoding sterol desaturase family protein — translation MIDSIVTFFENLTSLQKFLWVVACLCLFWMLEGIYPLKKHPYNKLKHAKTNLILLISTLLINVLFGIITVGVFLWIETTNFGLLNWVDWPVWVEIILAIMILDFTSQYLVHFLLHKVPFMWRFHAVHHSDTHVDVTSGTRHHPIDFIFRETFALIGVFIAGLPVSYYLMYRILTVLFTYFSHADIQLPLWLDKTISYVFISPNTHKFHHHHVMPWTDTNFGNIFSFWDRIFGTFIYKDTKDIIYGVDILDAEKSEDILYQLKAPFKKDLKSASYKA, via the coding sequence ATGATTGATTCAATAGTCACTTTTTTTGAAAATTTAACAAGCCTACAGAAATTTCTTTGGGTGGTTGCTTGCCTTTGTTTATTCTGGATGCTAGAAGGCATTTATCCTCTAAAAAAACATCCATATAACAAATTGAAACATGCTAAAACAAACCTGATTCTACTAATCTCTACCCTACTTATTAATGTACTATTTGGGATTATAACTGTAGGTGTTTTCTTATGGATAGAAACCACCAATTTTGGGTTGCTAAATTGGGTAGATTGGCCCGTTTGGGTAGAAATTATTTTAGCAATTATGATTTTAGATTTCACATCGCAATATCTTGTGCATTTTTTACTACATAAAGTGCCGTTTATGTGGCGATTTCATGCGGTACATCATAGCGACACCCATGTAGATGTAACGTCAGGAACCAGACATCATCCTATCGATTTTATTTTTAGAGAAACCTTTGCCCTCATTGGTGTATTCATTGCAGGTTTGCCCGTTTCTTATTATTTAATGTATCGTATTTTAACGGTACTATTTACTTATTTTTCGCATGCAGATATTCAATTACCACTTTGGCTAGACAAAACCATTAGTTATGTTTTTATTTCGCCAAATACCCATAAATTTCATCATCATCATGTAATGCCTTGGACCGATACCAACTTCGGGAATATCTTTTCTTTTTGGGATCGCATTTTTGGAACCTTTATATATAAAGACACTAAAGATATTATTTATGGTGTTGATATTTTAGACGCAGAAAAATCTGAAGATATTCTATATCAATTAAAAGCTCCTTTTAAAAAGGATTTAAAATCGGCTTCATATAAAGCCTAA
- the polA gene encoding DNA polymerase I, which yields MADQKRVFLVDAYALIFRGYYAFIKNPRINSKGLDTSAIMGFMNSLLDVIKRERPDHLAVCFDQGGSADRVEMFEAYKANRDATPEAIKLAIPYIKEILKAMHIPIMVKEGFEADDVIGTLSKQAEKEGYQTFMVTPDKDFAQLVSENIFMYKPRFGGGYDIWGVPEVLAKFGITDPLQVIDYLGMIGDASDNIPGLPGVGEKTAKKFLAAYGTVENLLANTHELKGKMKEKVEGAKELGLLSKKLATIMLDVPVSFHAKDFELNQPNLEKVTEIFNELEFRNLLTNFLKTFDTETIKNTPKTAKNSTSAALEKSKYNKAASVVAGQFDLFAAPGAGNMTKAETASGFKSIENTNHFYQHINTAFARKLLLQKLMQQTSVCFDTETTGLKALEVELIGIAFSFEAGKGYYVSFPENQDETKTILEEFRPFFESDEIEKIGHNLKYDIKVLSNYAMPVKGKLFDTMIAHYLINPDMRHNMDILAETYLNYQPVSISELIGKKGKNQLSMRVVPIADQTEYAVEDADITYQLKEHFTKELENGNVIKLFEEVELPLVSVLTSMEIEGININTEFLNELSVALTDDINRLEKNIFEMAGEEFNIASPKQLGIVLFENMKLVDKPKKTKTGQYKTGEDILSYLAKDHKIIRDIQEYRQYKKLQSTYVDALPIEINPKTGRIHTQYMQAVAATGRLSSNNPNLQNIPIRTERGREVRKAFIPRNENYILLAADYSQIELRIIAALSEEETMIRAFKNGEDIHASTAAKVFNVPLDEVTREQRSNAKTVNFGIVYGVSAFGLSNQTDLSRSEAKELIDTYYETYPKLKAYMSAQVDFAREHGYVETVLNRRRYLKDINSRNAVVRGAAERNAVNAPIQGSAADIIKIAMINIHNRFEEENFKSKMLLQVHDELVFDVYKEELETIKPIIKFEMENAFKMNIPLDVEIGTGSNWLEAH from the coding sequence ATGGCAGATCAAAAAAGAGTTTTTTTAGTAGATGCATATGCATTAATTTTTCGCGGATATTACGCTTTTATTAAAAACCCCAGAATCAATTCGAAAGGATTAGATACCTCCGCCATCATGGGTTTTATGAACTCTCTTTTAGATGTTATTAAACGAGAAAGACCCGATCATTTAGCCGTTTGTTTTGATCAAGGAGGAAGTGCTGACAGGGTAGAGATGTTTGAAGCCTATAAAGCCAACAGAGATGCAACTCCAGAAGCTATAAAATTAGCCATACCTTATATTAAAGAGATTTTAAAAGCCATGCACATCCCCATCATGGTAAAAGAAGGTTTTGAAGCAGATGATGTTATTGGTACACTATCTAAACAAGCAGAAAAAGAAGGCTACCAAACTTTTATGGTAACACCAGATAAGGATTTTGCACAATTGGTTTCTGAAAATATTTTTATGTATAAACCCCGTTTTGGTGGTGGTTATGATATTTGGGGCGTTCCTGAAGTGTTAGCAAAATTCGGAATAACAGATCCTTTACAAGTCATTGATTATTTAGGAATGATCGGAGACGCTTCAGACAATATTCCTGGGTTACCTGGGGTTGGCGAAAAAACAGCCAAAAAATTTTTAGCTGCCTATGGTACTGTAGAAAATTTGTTAGCAAATACCCATGAGCTAAAAGGAAAAATGAAAGAGAAAGTAGAAGGCGCCAAAGAATTAGGCTTACTTTCTAAGAAATTGGCAACCATTATGCTAGATGTTCCTGTATCTTTTCATGCCAAAGATTTTGAATTAAACCAACCAAATCTTGAGAAAGTTACTGAGATTTTTAACGAACTAGAATTCAGGAATCTACTAACCAATTTCTTAAAAACATTTGACACCGAAACAATTAAAAACACCCCAAAAACGGCTAAAAATAGTACTTCTGCTGCATTAGAAAAATCAAAATATAACAAAGCAGCTTCAGTAGTAGCAGGTCAATTTGATTTATTTGCAGCTCCAGGCGCAGGAAATATGACCAAAGCAGAAACTGCATCAGGGTTTAAATCTATTGAAAATACCAATCATTTTTATCAACATATAAATACTGCCTTCGCAAGAAAATTATTATTGCAAAAATTAATGCAACAAACTTCTGTCTGTTTTGACACAGAAACGACGGGTTTAAAAGCCTTGGAAGTTGAGTTAATCGGAATTGCGTTTTCTTTTGAAGCTGGCAAAGGATATTATGTTTCTTTTCCAGAAAATCAAGACGAAACAAAAACTATTTTAGAAGAATTTAGACCGTTCTTTGAATCCGATGAAATCGAAAAAATTGGTCATAACCTAAAATATGATATCAAAGTATTATCCAATTATGCGATGCCTGTAAAAGGCAAATTATTTGATACGATGATTGCGCATTACCTCATCAATCCAGATATGCGCCATAATATGGATATTTTAGCAGAAACCTATTTAAATTATCAACCTGTTTCTATCTCAGAATTGATTGGTAAAAAAGGTAAGAATCAACTTTCTATGCGTGTGGTTCCAATTGCAGATCAAACCGAATATGCCGTTGAAGATGCCGATATTACCTACCAACTAAAAGAACATTTTACAAAAGAATTAGAGAATGGAAATGTAATTAAATTATTTGAAGAAGTCGAATTGCCGCTTGTTTCTGTTTTAACGTCCATGGAAATCGAAGGAATTAACATCAACACAGAATTTCTGAACGAATTATCTGTTGCTTTAACCGATGACATTAACCGTTTGGAAAAAAATATTTTCGAAATGGCAGGAGAAGAATTCAATATTGCTTCGCCAAAACAATTAGGGATTGTTTTATTCGAAAATATGAAATTGGTTGATAAGCCTAAAAAGACCAAAACAGGTCAATATAAAACAGGCGAAGATATCTTATCTTATTTGGCAAAAGACCATAAAATTATTAGAGATATTCAAGAATATCGTCAATATAAAAAATTACAAAGTACCTATGTAGATGCATTACCCATTGAAATCAACCCAAAAACAGGGAGAATTCATACGCAATATATGCAAGCAGTTGCGGCAACAGGAAGGTTAAGTTCTAACAATCCTAATTTACAAAACATACCGATTAGAACAGAACGCGGTCGTGAAGTTCGTAAAGCATTTATTCCAAGAAATGAAAATTATATTTTATTAGCGGCGGATTATAGCCAGATTGAGTTGCGAATTATTGCAGCTTTAAGTGAAGAGGAAACAATGATACGTGCTTTTAAAAATGGCGAGGATATTCACGCATCTACCGCTGCAAAAGTTTTTAACGTTCCGTTAGATGAAGTTACACGCGAACAAAGAAGCAATGCTAAAACAGTAAATTTTGGTATTGTTTACGGAGTTTCTGCTTTTGGGTTGAGCAATCAAACGGATTTAAGTAGAAGTGAAGCCAAAGAATTAATTGACACCTATTATGAAACCTATCCAAAGTTAAAAGCTTACATGTCTGCACAAGTAGATTTTGCGCGCGAGCACGGTTATGTAGAAACTGTTTTAAATAGACGGCGCTATTTAAAAGATATCAATTCTAGAAACGCTGTGGTGAGAGGTGCTGCGGAAAGAAATGCGGTAAATGCTCCTATTCAAGGTTCGGCTGCTGACATTATAAAAATAGCGATGATTAACATTCACAATCGTTTTGAGGAAGAAAATTTTAAATCTAAAATGCTATTACAAGTGCATGATGAACTAGTTTTTGATGTTTATAAAGAAGAATTAGAAACCATTAAACCCATTATTAAATTCGAAATGGAAAATGCTTTTAAGATGAATATACCTTTGGATGTAGAAATTGGGACAGGATCTAATTGGTTAGAAGCTCACTAG
- a CDS encoding metallophosphoesterase, with the protein MPRWLIPLLILVTLIIAIEIYTFQVFKTISKSALIRFSFLAISVGVYLYFLLTILTYDRSQGQTPQFQLAMGILLTFSIPKLVIILVLFGEDAYRGGLKLMSAISSEETQSLVGRRKFISQVALGLAAIPFASFIYGIVQGKYNYKVIKYQLTFDDLPEAFDGYTITQISDIHSGSFTNKKKIQYGVDLINEQKSDLMLFTGDIVNNKADEMDNWLDVFDKLEAKEGKYAILGNHDYGDYMDWKNPQDKIDNFQKVKDIHQKIGFDLLLDEHRYLEKGGQKIALIGVENWGRGFNQAGDLQRASAKIKKEDFKILMSHDPSHWEEKVKNDDFNYHLTLSGHTHGLQMGIEIPGWLKFSPSQFVYKQWAGLYEEYGRYVNVNRGFGYHAFPGRVGIWPEITVIELKKS; encoded by the coding sequence ATGCCCCGTTGGTTAATTCCACTTCTTATTTTAGTTACCTTAATCATTGCTATAGAAATTTATACGTTTCAAGTGTTTAAAACAATTTCTAAAAGTGCGCTGATAAGGTTTTCTTTTTTAGCCATAAGTGTTGGTGTGTATCTCTATTTTTTGCTTACCATTTTAACGTATGATAGAAGTCAAGGTCAAACCCCGCAATTTCAGCTGGCAATGGGAATTTTGTTAACTTTTTCTATCCCAAAATTAGTCATTATTTTGGTGCTGTTTGGCGAGGATGCCTATCGAGGCGGATTAAAATTAATGTCTGCAATTTCTAGTGAAGAAACACAATCTTTGGTGGGTAGAAGAAAGTTTATTTCTCAAGTAGCATTGGGCTTAGCCGCGATTCCTTTTGCGTCTTTTATTTACGGAATTGTACAAGGAAAATACAATTATAAAGTCATAAAGTATCAATTAACTTTTGATGATTTGCCAGAGGCGTTTGATGGGTACACGATTACGCAAATTTCAGATATTCATTCTGGAAGCTTTACGAATAAGAAAAAAATACAATACGGGGTTGATTTAATCAATGAGCAAAAATCTGATTTAATGCTATTTACGGGTGATATTGTAAATAATAAAGCAGATGAAATGGATAATTGGTTGGATGTCTTTGATAAATTAGAAGCCAAAGAAGGAAAATATGCCATTCTAGGAAATCATGATTATGGAGATTATATGGATTGGAAAAATCCGCAAGACAAAATAGACAATTTCCAGAAAGTAAAAGATATTCATCAAAAAATTGGTTTTGATTTATTGTTGGATGAGCATCGATATTTAGAAAAAGGAGGGCAAAAAATTGCATTGATTGGTGTTGAAAATTGGGGAAGAGGCTTCAATCAAGCTGGAGATTTACAGCGGGCATCAGCAAAAATAAAAAAAGAGGATTTTAAAATATTAATGTCTCACGATCCTAGTCACTGGGAAGAAAAAGTAAAAAATGACGATTTTAATTATCACCTTACGTTAAGTGGACATACGCATGGTTTGCAAATGGGCATTGAAATTCCGGGTTGGTTAAAATTTAGTCCATCACAATTTGTTTATAAACAATGGGCAGGATTGTATGAGGAGTATGGCAGATATGTGAATGTAAACAGAGGTTTTGGGTATCATGCTTTTCCTGGACGCGTTGGTATTTGGCCAGAAATTACGGTCATAGAATTGAAGAAGTCCTGA
- a CDS encoding thioredoxin family protein, which yields MKKFGELIGADTLVLIDFYSDWDEDENSLAILREVAAALGDTAKVIKIDIKKNETLADALRVKGNPTFMIYKNGEMKWRQTGIQDAETLIGLVHQYA from the coding sequence ATGAAAAAATTTGGAGAATTGATTGGTGCAGATACCCTTGTTTTAATTGACTTTTATTCAGATTGGGATGAGGATGAAAATAGTCTTGCTATTTTAAGAGAAGTTGCTGCTGCTTTAGGGGATACTGCTAAAGTAATTAAAATAGATATTAAGAAAAATGAAACTTTGGCAGATGCTTTGCGTGTAAAAGGAAATCCTACTTTTATGATTTATAAAAATGGCGAAATGAAATGGCGCCAAACAGGTATTCAAGATGCGGAGACTTTAATTGGTCTCGTACACCAATACGCTTAA